The genomic interval ATCGGCCGACAATATCACACTCAGTTGTGTCCTACAAAGCGGGAAGACCTCATACTTCACTGTTGCTTTTTGCAATAAATGGGTCTCTTTAAGGCCATTTTACCTCTTTATCTCATCACCGTTCAATTTTCCCCGATGAATCTAGTTTGTTCCCCTCCTTACGGAAAAATAACGAACAGCAACCCATAGGAGCTGCTGTTTAAAATGAGCATTATAAATTAGCTTGCTTTTAGCCATTCGTTAATGACTTTTCCAATAGCTTCCGTCACACGATTTACCACCACGTCGGGGACAAAGGGTAAGTTTTTTAATCTAGCTATAAATGTCTGTGTTGCAGTCTTCACAATCAGGTCTTTCAAAGCAGGCGTAGAATCTAGCTTTTCATACGAGACATAGGCTCTTCCACCTTTTCCAATAGGGGTTTCATTACCAAAAATGTCACCCTGCATAGCAACAATAGAAAAATCTTGTCTTTTTCCATCCAGCGTTTTTGCCTGACGTGCTAAATTGCGTATTTTAGCTTTCTTCCCCATTTCAATCAAACGTTCCTGTGTATCTATTATATATCCTTCTTCTTCTAATTCTAATATAATTTGTTCCGTTGTAAACATGCCGTTGTTGTTGCCTTGAATTTTTTTCTTTACTGCTATGAAAGCATGACCATCTACCAGTTTGGGAAAATCCAATTACTTCACCCTCCTGATACCGGTCTTTTGTTGACCAAACCGCTCCTCCCAAGATTTCTTTAAGGAAGTCATATAATCTATGGCATTTTGAATGCATTTAATATCATTTTCGTAAAACATTGGTATTCCATAGAATTGCCACTCGATATTATCTAATCCCTCGAAAAACTTTTCAGGAGGAATTTGAGTTAGTACGTTTAGATCTCTAATTTTCTTCTCCATATTTTGCCTAAATATCCGGCAATGGTCTCTTGTTTTCTCTTCTGAAGTTTTCTCATTCTGAAGTTTTTCCAATTTTTTTTGAAGTAAGGAAATTTGTTTGGTCTGCTCAGGATCAAGAATTTTCTCTGATTCTCGCTTTTCTAGCTCATCAATCCTCTTTTTTAAGTCGACTATCTCACGGTTACGAATCTGTTCTCTTTGTTTATGCTCTTCTTCTTGCTTGTTTAATAGTTCCTGCTTTTCTCTATTTCTTTTTTCCTCCTCTTCTTTTAATAATTTTAATGTCAGTTCAGCTTGTGCCTTAGCCTCTTCAGCTTCTTTTTTCGCTTGCTCACTTATCCAGATAGCTTCATCTCGTTTAGCTTCTGCCTCCTTAATCATCTGGAATGCCTTGCTAATTGTAATATCGCCACTATCCAACTGTTCAATGATATTTGATGAACCGTATTCTGCGATTAACTTTGCCTTCTCATAAGTTTTACCGCTTCCAAAGCCAGCTTCTTTAGCAACCTTATCACGAGTCTTACCGTTTAACTCAAATGGAACCATTTCCACCAGAGTACTTTTTCCGGGAGCGGTCCTTCCATGAGCTTTTCGTTCTTGTAACTTGATTTTTTCAACTTCTTCGAGTCTTTTAGCCCACTCAATTTTTTCTGAAAAGGAAAACTCCTTTCTATTCTCATTCTCACTAATTTCTAGTCTAAGCTGATGCTCATAGTCACTTACTGTCATGACCCTAACTTCAACTTCCGTTAAGCCTAAACTTTTACATGCCCTAATACGGCGTTCTCCGGCTATTAAAACTAATTCAGGTGTAACCACCGGTGGGTTTATCAATCCGTTTTCTTGTATATCTTTAGCCAACTCTTCAATGTTCCCAAACTCTTTTCGAATTCTATCAGCAATTATTATTTTATCAATTTTAACTTTCACCAGTAGCACCTCTTCCTACAAAAGAGCAGAACCTACGCAATCCAAATAAAACCAAACAAATTTTTACCCCAAAAGGGCAACTGCTTAAAGAACGATACCAATCCGCCCTTTAAATGTTTAAATTATCCAGTCAACAGTCACATTCACCCCGC from Heliomicrobium undosum carries:
- a CDS encoding ParB N-terminal domain-containing protein encodes the protein MKVKIDKIIIADRIRKEFGNIEELAKDIQENGLINPPVVTPELVLIAGERRIRACKSLGLTEVEVRVMTVSDYEHQLRLEISENENRKEFSFSEKIEWAKRLEEVEKIKLQERKAHGRTAPGKSTLVEMVPFELNGKTRDKVAKEAGFGSGKTYEKAKLIAEYGSSNIIEQLDSGDITISKAFQMIKEAEAKRDEAIWISEQAKKEAEEAKAQAELTLKLLKEEEEKRNREKQELLNKQEEEHKQREQIRNREIVDLKKRIDELEKRESEKILDPEQTKQISLLQKKLEKLQNEKTSEEKTRDHCRIFRQNMEKKIRDLNVLTQIPPEKFFEGLDNIEWQFYGIPMFYENDIKCIQNAIDYMTSLKKSWEERFGQQKTGIRRVK